The genomic segment TCGGCGCGCCTCTTGATGTGCAGCGCCTTGATGATGCTCTCGTAGGATTCCCCGTTTTCGCGCTGCAGGTAGTGCAGGAGCTTGCGGCGCTGCGAAACCTTTTTAATGAGGCCCCGGCGCGAAGAAAAGTCTTTCTTGTGCCCCTTCAGGTGTTCGGTGAGATCCTTGATCTCGGCCGAGAGAATGGCAATCTGCACCTCCGGAGACCCGGTGTCATTCTCGTGGGTCTTGTACTTTGCAATGATGCGATCTTTCTTCTTCTTATCAAGCATATCGTTGATAGTTAGTGATAGGCGGCATCCGAGTGGGCGGCGATCAAGCGCGCACCAAGGTACCGTAGCATGATGATTGCAATCTACCTGATTTGAGGCTTGTTGTCAAGAACGCGCAAGTGTCTTACAATAATAGCATGAAAAAACTTTCTTCCCTCATCACTGATTTCCTTGAGTACCTTGAGATAGAAAAAGGGCGCGCCCCGGCAACGCTCGGGAATTACGATTTCTACTTGCGGCGCTTTGCGCAGTGGGCGCGCGACCCCGGCCCGGGGCACATCACCATGGACGCGGTGCGCAGGTACCGGCTCTGGCTCAACCGCTACCAGGACCCGAAAACCCGCCAGCAGCTTTCCGCTAAAACCCAGAACTACCACCTGATTGCCCTGCGGAGTTTTTTGAAGTACCTCGCGCGCCAGGACATCCAGTCCTTGGCTCCCGAAAAAATTGAGCTCGGCCGCCAGGTGACCAGGGAGGTTGATTTTTTGGACGCTGATGACGTGGAGCGCCTGCTCGGCGCTCCTATGAAATCCGATGCAGCGGACATCATCAAGCTGCGCGACAAGGCGATTCTTGAAACGCTGTTCTCAACCGGCTTGCGCGTTTCGGAACTGACTGCATTGACGCGCGAAATGGTTAGCCTCGCCAAGGATGAATTCACGGTGCGCGGCAAAGGCGGAAAGCTGCGCCTCGTGTTTCTATCTGATGCGGCCAAAGACGCCATCAGGCGCTACTTGGACAAGCGGACCGGCGTTGAGGGAGCGCTCTTTATCTCGCACGACCGCGCGCAAAAAGCCGAGTCAAGAAAAAACAGCGCATCGCGCGCGCTGACCCCGCGGTCCGTGCAGCGCATCGTGGAAAAGCATGCCGTTGCCGCGGGCATCACAAAAGAAATCACTCCCCACACCCTGCGGCACTCGTTTGCCACTGACCTGCTCTCAAACGGCGCGGACCTGCGCGCGGTGCAAACCATGCTCGGGCACGAATCAATCACCACCACCCAGATTTACACGCACGTCACCAATAAACGGCTCAAAGACGTCTACCGCGCGTACCACGGAACAGCGGCCGCGCATTGACAAAACTGATTTTTTTCTGTTAAATGGCTAGTATCCTCAAAAGGACCGAGCCTACGACGAGCCCTCGTAGTTCAATGGATAGAACACCAGCCTTCTAAGTTGGTTATGCAGGTTCGATTCCTGCCGAGGGTACCATGGCGGCTATAGTTTAATGGCAGAACATCGGGTTGTGGTCCCGAATGCGAGGGTTCGATTCCCTCTAGCCGCCCCACAAAAAAACCCGCCGAACCGGCGGGTTTTTTGCATCAAACGTTTTACCTGAAAATGTTGAGTATTGATTTCCAGCCCGTGTACCGGGGCCGCTCATCCCCCTTTTCGGAATCATCAGAATCAAGAGCTGTAGTATTCCCCTTAACATACTCAAGGGGCGCAACGTATGCGCCGGTGTAGCGGGTGTAATTCTTGACCATGACCATGGCGTTTGCCGATGGGGCCAGAAACAGGGAAGCAGCCAGTACCAAGCAGAAAAGTGCCCTATATATGCCTGTTTTCATATGTATACTCCTTGTTAAAAACAAGAGTATATGGTACTCCTTTTGGGCCAAAAAGTCAACCCCTCCGCCTGCGGGCAGAGGGGTTGGACGGAAAACGCATTAGTTCAGTACCGAATCAAAAAACGACTTGAGCTGGGCGTAGGAAACTGATCCGTTCACGGGAATCTTTTCCCCGTCCGGGGTCACGATCACGGAGTAGGGCGTGCCCTGCCCGCCCGCAACAACCGCGTCATTGGCCTGCTGCTGCACTTTCTCGGCCCAGCGGCCGGACTCAAGGCACGCGGTAAAATCCGCGCGGTCAATGCCTGCGTACTCGGCAATATCCGGGAGCTCGTCCACATCAAGCCCGTTATTGGAAGGGGTCACCTCAAACACGCGGTCAATAAACGCCCAGAACCCGTCATTGCCTCCGAGCTCGCCCGCGCACTCTGCTGCTTCAGCTTCTTTTGGAGCCTTGGGGTGGATTGAGGTCAAAGGAAAATGGCGGTACACCCAACGCACGCGGTCTTTGTATTCGTCAACGGCCTGGGAAATTTCGGGATGGAAGCTCTTGCAGTACGGGCACTCAAGGTCCGAGTACTCAACAATGGTAACTCCGGCTTCGGGGTTTCCGCGCATCCAATCCGAATCCGTGACCGGGGCGAAATTGATGGCCGGAGCCTCGGGTGCCGCATTCCCGGCAACCGCGGACGGGTTTGCCGCCTGCGGAGCAGGAGCTTCTTCTGTGCGTAAAACCATGATGAGGAGCACAAAAAAGCCGACCACGAAAAATACGGCCAAAGCCGCGCCAATGCCCGCCAGGAAGCTCTGTTTGGTTGAGAGTGCCATGTGTGTATGTGGTTACTGTTCAAACGTGGTGTTAAAGGTACCAAACCAAGCGCGCCCCTGTCAAGGCGCGTGTTGATAAAGACGCTGGTCAATACCGGCGGCTTTGTGGTAGGTTGAAAGCATCACTCGGAGGGCACGCGCGGTGCCCTTTTACAATCCACCGAGCAGAAGAGGAGGCTCCTCGTGCAAAACACAGATTGCTATGTTGATCTGAAGTGCGGCGAGCGGGAGACTATGCTCTTTTTCCTGCTCAACGCGCTCCTGCAGTCGCGGATAGAGACGGGCCACGAGTCAGACGGCGACGAAGAGGTTAATGTCTACATGGCCGGACTCTTGCACTCACTGGTGGACGGCAGGTTCTATGTGGACAATGCCGACCACCTGGCCGCGTCACCGCTTGATGTGGCACATATAGCTGATCAGGCCGGAACAACCCGCGGCAAAGCCAACGTCTACCGCACCAATGCCGACCACCTCCTTGCGGCGTTTGGCTTGTTTGGCGGAGACGGGAACCGTATCTCGCGGTACCACAGGGCCATGGTTCTCCAGCAAACCGAAGCGAGTCTTGAGCACGCTCGCGAGTTCTACGAATGGGCAGTCTTGTTCTATGCCCGCATGCCAGCCCGGTATCGCGGCCTGGCCCTGACCTTGAACAAGCTCTCTGCCGGGTTTGACACCTACCGCCAGGTGCTTAGCCACATGGGCGCAAACTACATCGGTCTGCTCGCACGGCTGTCTGCGGGCCAGATGGCGCATCTGGAGCACGATGCCCACCAGGCGGCACTGCCTGCGATTGCGGAGCATGCCCTTGACCGCATGCTGGACGCGTACACCCGCTGGCGCGGCCAACCGACCGCTGCCAACCGGCGGCGCTTCATGGAGGCAAGCGGCCCGTACTGCCAGCTCAAACCCGACTTCAATCCCGCAACACTCGTTCCTGAACCGCCGACACAAGGAGGAAACGCAAGAGAAAACTAGGATGGGAGACCCCATCCGAAAAGCCCCGCCCGGAACACCGGACGGGGCTTCCTTTTTTTACCATGATGACGATTTAGCGCGCGTACTCTATGACACGGGTTTCGCGGATCACGTTCACTTTGATCTCGCCCGGGTACTTAAGCTCCGCCTCAATCCGATCCGCAATCTCGCGGGCCAGCTCGTGCGCACGGAAATCATCCACCTTGCCCGGAGTCACGAACACGCGGATTTCGCGGCCCGCCTGGATGGCGTACGCCTTTTCCACGCCCTCAAATCCGGTTGCAATGTCTTCCAGCTCGCCGAGGCGCTGGAGGTACTGCTCGTACGTGTCCTTGCGCGCGCCCGGGCGCGCGCCCGAAACCGCGTCCGCGACTTTCACGATCACGGTCTCAAGCTGGGCCGGGTGGTCGTCGTGGTGCGTGAGGCAAATCTGCGCAACCTCTTCGGGCAGGCCGAACTTCTTGCAGATGTCATACCCGATCTTGGGATGCCCGCCCTCAATCTCGTGGTCAACGGCTTTACCGATGTCGTGCAAGAGTCCGCCCTTGCGCGCGAGCTCAACGTTGGCGCCCAGCTCTTCGGCCAGCAATACGGACAGGTGCGCGATTTCAACAGAATGGGACAGCACGTTCTGGCCGTAGGATGTGCGGTACTTCAAGCGGCCGATGATCTGCACGAGCTTGGGGTGCAAACCCGCAACCCCGGCGTCGTAGGCCGCCGCCTCGCCCGCCTTTTTCATGTCAACCGCAATTTCCTTTTTGGCCTGCTCCACGGTCTCCTCAATGCGGCCCGGGTGGATGCGGCCGTCAACCATCAAGCGCTCCAGCGCTTTCTTGGCCAAGTGCCTGCGGATCGGCGAGAAGCCGGAAATCATGAGCGTCAGCGGGGTCTCATCAATAATCACCTCAACGCCGGTGAGCTGCTCAAGGGTCTTGATGTTGCGGCCCTCTTTTCCGATGATGCGGCCCTTCATTTCATCAGACGGCAAAGTCAAAGATGTGGTCGTGGTTTCTACGGCGTGGTTGGATGCGCACCGCTCCATTGCCAAGGACAAGAGCTGGCGCGCTTTCTCGTCCCACTCGTCGCTCCCTACCTCATCCAGCTTGCGCAGCCTCGTGAGCAAGTCATCCTTGGCGCGGATCTCTATGTTCTCAAGCAGCACGTTCTTGGCTTCCTCCTGCGAAAGGCCGGCAACTTTTTCCAGCTTCTCCATCTGCTGGACCTTGATTGCCTGGATCTGCTCTTTGGCCGCATCCAGCTGCTTATCCTTTTCCGCGAGCGCGGTCTGCTTGCCTTCCAAATCCAAAAGCTTCTGGTCAAACAGGCTCTCCCGCTTTTCCAGCCTGTCCTGGCTCGCCATAACCTCGCGCCTGCGCGTTTCCTCGTCCCGCTTTGCCTCTTCAATCACTGCCAAAGCGCGGTCCTTGGCCTCAAGCAGGACTTCTTTTTCTTTTGATTTCGCCTCCTGGATAATCTGCTCTGCCCGCGCCTCTGCCGAAGACACGCTCCGCGTGGCCGCGAGCTTGCGCACAATGTATCCCAACACAAAACCGCCCGCTACTGCTGCGACGATTCCTATGAGAATAAATGGGTTCATATACTATCTCTCAAACGCAGACACCGATGAGATAGTATGGATAGAAGAAGATGGGTTGCCAGAAATCACGAACAACGTGCGCTCTCCAAAAGGCGGCTATTCCAATCCAATAGGGGAAAACGCTATGAACATGGTTTCTATTTTTCTTGACGTTTTAGCAAAAACCTAAGGGGTTTGTTGCGGCAATTCTATCCAAGACTATCGGGCTACGGTAAACTGCTCAATTAATAATTACCTGTATTGAGCTTACCACAAAGGATTTTGCGTGTCAAGGCGGCTATGGCCGGCCCTATTCAATGATTTTATCAACCAATCCGTACTGCTTGGCCTCTTCCGCGGTCATAAAAAAATCGCGGTCCGTGTCCTTCTCAATTTTGGCGATGTCCTGGCCCGTGTGTTTCGCCAAAATCTGATTGAGGCGTGCGTGCAGCTTTAAGATGTGCTCGGCCCGGATTTTGATGTCCGATGCCTGGCCCTCGGCGCCCCCCATGACCTGGTGCAGCATGACCTCGGAGTTCGGAAGGCTAAAGCGCTTGCCTTTTGCGCCGGATGCGAGCAGTGTGGCTGCCATGGACGCCGCGATCCCCACGCAGATGGTTGAGACGTCGGACGTAACGTACTGCATGGTGTCGTAGATGGCAAGCCCGGCCGTGACCGAGCCCCCCGGAGAGTTGATGTACATCTTGATGTCCTTTTCCTGTCCTTGAGAATCCAAAAACAAAAGCTGGGCAATGACCGTGTTTGCAAGATCATCGTAAATGCCCGAACCCAGGAATATGATGCGCTCCTTTAAGAGGCGCGAGTAGATGTCGTACGCCCGCTCCCCTGCGTGCGACTTTTCAATGACGGTCGGGATCAGGTGAAAATTATGCGGTTCCTGTGGCATAGCATTATTCAATTATTTTCCAGCCGTGTTCCGTTTCCGTAATGGTGCCCTTGACGGTAAAGCCCGCTGCTTTGGCGTGGCCTCCTCCGCCCATCAGTTTAGCAATTTGCGACACATCAATCAATTCATGGGTCGTGCGCAGGGAGCCTTTCACGGTGCCGTCCGGCAGCTCGCGCAGGAGCATGGACATCTTGACGTCCGCCAAATGGTTGAGTAGTGATGCCACGCCTTCGGCATCATCCGGTTCTGCGCTGCACTCGGCAAAATCGCTATGCCGCAGCACGGTCACGGCAATGCCCTTCTTGGGATCCAAGCGCAAGCGCTCCAGGGCGCGTCCCCAGAGCTTGAGGGACGCCAGGGACTTGTTGCGCATGGTGTTGGCCGTAAGGTCCTTAAAGTTCGCGCCGAGTTTCAATAACTCTGACGAGACTGCCAGTGATTCGGGCGTGGTGCCTAAATTAGTAAACGCGTCCGTGTCCGTATACACCCCGGCCAAAAGGCAGGTTGCTGTATTCTTATCAATCGCGAATCCATCCTCAACGAAAAACTGGTACAAAATCTCCGCGGTTGCGGCGCGCTTCTCAAACACCACATTCACAGTTCCGTACCGCGGGTTGCTTAGGTGGTGGTCAATGTTCAGGACCACGCGCCCGGCAAGCTCGTCGCGGAGGGTAGTACCGGCCATGCTCAAGTCCCCGCAGTCAACCATGACCACCGCAGAAGCCTGCTTCCAAAAATCATCCCCCGGCTTTCGTATGGTGTCCGCGCCGGGCAGGAACTTCAGCGCTCCCGGCACTTCGTCAACGCAGTAGCTCTGGACCGGCGCGCCCAGGCGCACAACGTAGGAAGCGAGCGCCAAAAGCGAGCCAATGGCGTCCCCGTCCGGCCGCTTGTGTGTGATGAGCGCAATTGGCGCATAGCGCTCAAGCGCTTGTTTGAATTGGGCAAACTCTTCTCGCATAGCCAGGCAGACTACCACACCCAGAGCGCTGTGGCAAGCCTACTTCACCACGCGCTCTTCTTCAACAAAACAGTTCAAAATATCGCCCTCGCGGAACCCGCGCGCCCCTGCCACCTTCATGCCGCCTTCAATGCCCTCTTTCAGTTCAGGCATGGGCTGTTTGTTCTGCTGGAGCTCCATAATTTTTCCCTCATCAATGGGGTCTCCGTTCCGCAGCAGCCTAAATTTCGCAGACGCAGTAATGGGCGCGCGCTTGACCCGTCCGCCGATGATGGACTCGGCCTTGGAATCCTTGAACACCTTGAGTACCTCAAAGTCGCCCTGCGGCACTTCCACGATCTCGGTTTTTATGAACTGCTTGAGGCGCGCGGCCGCATCATCCAAAAGCTCGTAAATGATTTTGGAAATTTTAATTTCGGATTTCCGGTTGTAGCTCGCCTGCTTTGCCTCCGGGGAAAGCTGAACGCTGAATCCGTAAATCACGGCATGTTCGGCTTCCGCGAGCAGCACGTCCGACTCCGTGATGTTGCCCAAGCCCTGCTTGAGGATTGCGACGCGCACGTCCGGGCGCTCCAGATGCTTGAGGGACGCGATGAACGCCTCCAGCGAGCCGAGCACGTCCGCTTTGATGATCACGCTGAACTCCGGAACCTTTGGCTTGTCGCCCTCCTGGCCCGCCGCCTCCCCGCCGGAGAGGCGGGAAGAAGCAGAACCCTTCGGGGCCTTTTCAATAGGCGTGGCAGCTTCTCCAGTATCAACCAAGTGGTACTGCTTGGTGCTCTTCTTGCGCATGGCCCTGCCAACCTCGCCCACGTTCAGGATGTCCCCCACTGAAGGCGTGCTCTTTAAGCCCAAAATTTTAGCGGGCATGGAGGGCGTTGCCGCATCAATGTTCCCGCCGTTCCAGTCTTTGAGCGCCTTGATCTTGCCGAAGGTTTCGCCGATGACCACGCTATCCCCGACCCGCAACGTGCCCTCGTGCACCAAGACCGTGGCAACCGGCCCTTCGCCGCGGTCCACGTGGGACTCAATGATAACGCCCTGCGCCGCTTTGGAGGCGTCCGCGGTAAAGGTTTCCAAATCAGCCACCAAAAGCACCATGTCCAAAAGCTCGTGGATGCCCTCGCCCTTTTTGGCGGACACCTGGGCAGTCACCACCTTGCCGCCCCAGTCCTCGGGGTTCAGGTTGATTTCGGTGAGCTCTTTCTTGACGCGGTCAACATCAGCCCCGGGCTTGTCTATTTTGTTGATGGCAACCACGAACGGCAGATTCTCTTTCTGTATCACGTTGATGGATTCCAATGTCTGGGGCTTGAGGCCGTCGTCCGCCGCAACCACGAGAATGGCAACGTCAGCCACCTGGCCGCCCCGCTCGCGCATGGCCTTGAATGCCTCGTGCCCGGGCGTATCCAGGAAGGTGATGATGCGGCCTTTCTCTTCCACTTGGTACGCGCCGATGTGCTGGGTGATGCCGCCGGACTCGCCTGCCACCACATTGGTTTTGCGGATCGCGTCCAGGAGCGTGGTTTTGCCGTGGTCAACATGTCCCATGACCACCACCACGGGCGGCCGGACCGAACCTGCCTTAGCTTCCCTGCGCTTTGCCTTAAGGTCGCGCAAAGTCTCTCTGCCCGCTTCGGCTGCTGTTGCGGCGGCTTGGCCCCGCACAGCCTTGAACCCGTAGTCCTCGGCAACGATTGACGCGGTTTCAAAGTCAATCTGCTCGTTCAAGCTCGCCATGATGCCCTGCTTCATCAAATACCCGATGAGGTGCGGCACGGCGGTGCCGAGCTTCTGCGCGAGGTCGTTGACGGAAATTTTTTCGGGGACCGCGAGCTCTCTCTGCGGGGCGTCCTTGCGCGCTTCCGCGGCCTGGCGGACCGTTGCCTGCTTGTCCATTTTTTCGCGCAAGCGCTCGTGCCGCGCCGCCTCGCCCCAGGCGCGCTTGATGCGCTCTGCCTGGGCCGTGTCCACTTTAATGGCGCGCAGGCCAATGTCAAAGCCAAGCTCCGGAAGTTTTTCCAAAAGCTCTGTCCTGGTGGTGCCGAGTTGCCGCGCGAGTTCCGTTACGTTCATACTTCTGATTTCCCCTCCTTACCAAGAGCCTGTCCCGAGTATTCCCGAGGGAAGGGGACTAAGGGGTGGTTAATAAAACTATTACAGTCTACCGAAAATTAAGCATTTAGTCAATGCTTTGCTGAAACAATGGCGCTGTATCAACCTATTCAACGCGCACCACGCGATACCTTGTTTCGCCGTTTTTTGTTTTGATGATTGCCTCATCCCCTGCGCGCTTTCCCATAAGCGCCGCACCGATTGGCGACTGATAGGAAATAATCCCGCTCTCGGGCTTGGCTTCGGACGAACCCAGGATGCGGAACGCCTTTTGGCTTCGGTTTGATTCAACCGTCACGGTGCTGCCCAGGTGCACGGCGCCGTTTGCGGAACCCGGAGTGATGATGACAGCCTGGTTCAGGTGCGATTTGATTTCCTCCATGGCACGGTTCAATCCGCGCAGCTTGCCCTTGGCAATCTGGTATTCCGCGTTCTCGGAAAAATCCCCGTTCTCCGCAAGGCGGGCCACTTCTTTCACGAGCGCCGGGCGCGACTGCTTCATGCGGCTAAGCTTTGATGAAAGCTCATCAAATTTCTCCCGCGTCATGTGCGGATCAACGGAGGGGTGCGTGTACTTTTCGGACTTGCGGATGGGTACTCTCATGCCTTTAGTATAACTCGCCAGTGAGCCGATCAATCACCTGAGTTCCATCCCAACATGCGGGAACCAACTCCCATGGAACACTATGCTGATCCAGTAGCATGCAGTCTGGAGACTCCTGGCCGGTATAGATTTCTTTAAATTGTCCGGCTGTCTCCCCAAGAACCACGTAGTATCCGGTTCTCGCCAATCCGACTTCCACCCGATAGAAATCCCCAGAACTGTCAATATGCTCAATAGTGGCATTCATGTGCTGAAACTTGAGGGTATCCAAAAACGGCTTTTGTTCCTGTAAATTTTTAGCGATCGTCTCACGACTGGTGCATGCAATACTCATTGATATGGACGAGTCAGACCCCCAAATATCCGTATTTACTCCGACAGAACACGCCTCATCATCGTTTTCATAGGGCTTCGCATAATCGTACAGCGCATAATCGTTCTCCGTGCCCGAATAGTTCGCTTGGTTCAATGTATATCCGTTGTCCTCAAACTTTTTGGAGGCGATAGTAATAATGTCCGAAAAATCAGAATCGGTTTCCGGAGAATCATCCGCGGACGCGTACCATTTTTTATTAATCACGATGGCTTCGTAGGGAGTGTTCGAGAGCGTGTAGCCCTCATCCGTTATCCACCGCATGTATGCATCTTCACTGCGATTCACCTGAATGCCGCTTCGTACGCCGATACTATTCACAATAGATCTAAGTACATCATTCTGGAACCCAAGTAAATCCGCACGAGGCACAGTGCTCATAGCTAGCTCCGGCTCTGCGTGTCTGCGCAATACCAAAAATCCCGCCAATACGGCAATGACGCATAGTATGACAATCACAATAAAATATGTGGACTTCCTGCTCACATCTATCACTCTTAATTATCCCGCTTCTCAAACGTCTCTTTTTTCTTTTCCTTTATGCGCCGGACAATCAAGTACACTAAAAACGCCGCGATGACCCCGTAGAACAGTATCACAAACAATGCTCCGCCGTTCATATGGTTATGAAAGCTTTACCGCGGTGCCATATACCAGAATCTCGGACGCAGCCTGCATGATCATGGACGTGTGCATGCGCACATTGATGACCGCATCCGCGCCCAGCTTTTCCGCATCCTGCTGCATGCGCTGGAGCGCCTGCTCGCGCGACTCTGCCTGCAGCTGGGTGTACTCCGTGATTTCGCCGCCCACGATGTTCTTA from the Parcubacteria group bacterium genome contains:
- a CDS encoding tyrosine-type recombinase/integrase; translated protein: MKKLSSLITDFLEYLEIEKGRAPATLGNYDFYLRRFAQWARDPGPGHITMDAVRRYRLWLNRYQDPKTRQQLSAKTQNYHLIALRSFLKYLARQDIQSLAPEKIELGRQVTREVDFLDADDVERLLGAPMKSDAADIIKLRDKAILETLFSTGLRVSELTALTREMVSLAKDEFTVRGKGGKLRLVFLSDAAKDAIRRYLDKRTGVEGALFISHDRAQKAESRKNSASRALTPRSVQRIVEKHAVAAGITKEITPHTLRHSFATDLLSNGADLRAVQTMLGHESITTTQIYTHVTNKRLKDVYRAYHGTAAAH
- a CDS encoding translation initiation factor IF-2, with product MNVTELARQLGTTRTELLEKLPELGFDIGLRAIKVDTAQAERIKRAWGEAARHERLREKMDKQATVRQAAEARKDAPQRELAVPEKISVNDLAQKLGTAVPHLIGYLMKQGIMASLNEQIDFETASIVAEDYGFKAVRGQAAATAAEAGRETLRDLKAKRREAKAGSVRPPVVVVMGHVDHGKTTLLDAIRKTNVVAGESGGITQHIGAYQVEEKGRIITFLDTPGHEAFKAMRERGGQVADVAILVVAADDGLKPQTLESINVIQKENLPFVVAINKIDKPGADVDRVKKELTEINLNPEDWGGKVVTAQVSAKKGEGIHELLDMVLLVADLETFTADASKAAQGVIIESHVDRGEGPVATVLVHEGTLRVGDSVVIGETFGKIKALKDWNGGNIDAATPSMPAKILGLKSTPSVGDILNVGEVGRAMRKKSTKQYHLVDTGEAATPIEKAPKGSASSRLSGGEAAGQEGDKPKVPEFSVIIKADVLGSLEAFIASLKHLERPDVRVAILKQGLGNITESDVLLAEAEHAVIYGFSVQLSPEAKQASYNRKSEIKISKIIYELLDDAAARLKQFIKTEIVEVPQGDFEVLKVFKDSKAESIIGGRVKRAPITASAKFRLLRNGDPIDEGKIMELQQNKQPMPELKEGIEGGMKVAGARGFREGDILNCFVEEERVVK
- a CDS encoding GreA/GreB family elongation factor; protein product: MRVPIRKSEKYTHPSVDPHMTREKFDELSSKLSRMKQSRPALVKEVARLAENGDFSENAEYQIAKGKLRGLNRAMEEIKSHLNQAVIITPGSANGAVHLGSTVTVESNRSQKAFRILGSSEAKPESGIISYQSPIGAALMGKRAGDEAIIKTKNGETRYRVVRVE
- a CDS encoding bifunctional oligoribonuclease/PAP phosphatase NrnA, giving the protein MREEFAQFKQALERYAPIALITHKRPDGDAIGSLLALASYVVRLGAPVQSYCVDEVPGALKFLPGADTIRKPGDDFWKQASAVVMVDCGDLSMAGTTLRDELAGRVVLNIDHHLSNPRYGTVNVVFEKRAATAEILYQFFVEDGFAIDKNTATCLLAGVYTDTDAFTNLGTTPESLAVSSELLKLGANFKDLTANTMRNKSLASLKLWGRALERLRLDPKKGIAVTVLRHSDFAECSAEPDDAEGVASLLNHLADVKMSMLLRELPDGTVKGSLRTTHELIDVSQIAKLMGGGGHAKAAGFTVKGTITETEHGWKIIE
- the rny gene encoding ribonuclease Y, whose translation is MNPFILIGIVAAVAGGFVLGYIVRKLAATRSVSSAEARAEQIIQEAKSKEKEVLLEAKDRALAVIEEAKRDEETRRREVMASQDRLEKRESLFDQKLLDLEGKQTALAEKDKQLDAAKEQIQAIKVQQMEKLEKVAGLSQEEAKNVLLENIEIRAKDDLLTRLRKLDEVGSDEWDEKARQLLSLAMERCASNHAVETTTTSLTLPSDEMKGRIIGKEGRNIKTLEQLTGVEVIIDETPLTLMISGFSPIRRHLAKKALERLMVDGRIHPGRIEETVEQAKKEIAVDMKKAGEAAAYDAGVAGLHPKLVQIIGRLKYRTSYGQNVLSHSVEIAHLSVLLAEELGANVELARKGGLLHDIGKAVDHEIEGGHPKIGYDICKKFGLPEEVAQICLTHHDDHPAQLETVIVKVADAVSGARPGARKDTYEQYLQRLGELEDIATGFEGVEKAYAIQAGREIRVFVTPGKVDDFRAHELAREIADRIEAELKYPGEIKVNVIRETRVIEYAR
- a CDS encoding YbjQ family protein, with amino-acid sequence MILTTGEHIPGKEVSEILGIARGSTVRARSIGRDVLAGFKNIVGGEITEYTQLQAESREQALQRMQQDAEKLGADAVINVRMHTSMIMQAASEILVYGTAVKLS
- the rpsO gene encoding 30S ribosomal protein S15, with protein sequence MLDKKKKDRIIAKYKTHENDTGSPEVQIAILSAEIKDLTEHLKGHKKDFSSRRGLIKKVSQRRKLLHYLQRENGESYESIIKALHIKRRAEHTLAPEDETAITEEGSSEEEAPADASGGHS
- a CDS encoding thioredoxin domain-containing protein, producing the protein MALSTKQSFLAGIGAALAVFFVVGFFVLLIMVLRTEEAPAPQAANPSAVAGNAAPEAPAINFAPVTDSDWMRGNPEAGVTIVEYSDLECPYCKSFHPEISQAVDEYKDRVRWVYRHFPLTSIHPKAPKEAEAAECAGELGGNDGFWAFIDRVFEVTPSNNGLDVDELPDIAEYAGIDRADFTACLESGRWAEKVQQQANDAVVAGGQGTPYSVIVTPDGEKIPVNGSVSYAQLKSFFDSVLN
- the clpP gene encoding ATP-dependent Clp endopeptidase proteolytic subunit ClpP codes for the protein MPQEPHNFHLIPTVIEKSHAGERAYDIYSRLLKERIIFLGSGIYDDLANTVIAQLLFLDSQGQEKDIKMYINSPGGSVTAGLAIYDTMQYVTSDVSTICVGIAASMAATLLASGAKGKRFSLPNSEVMLHQVMGGAEGQASDIKIRAEHILKLHARLNQILAKHTGQDIAKIEKDTDRDFFMTAEEAKQYGLVDKIIE